The Juglans microcarpa x Juglans regia isolate MS1-56 chromosome 2S, Jm3101_v1.0, whole genome shotgun sequence genome has a window encoding:
- the LOC121253290 gene encoding uncharacterized protein LOC121253290 isoform X1, which produces MRPPLSPRTLLFFTSYSSPLLVKISHFSSSSHYASHSVHPGRRHDEESRNVRVSVWWDFENCNLPSGVNVFKVAHSITAAVRASGIKGPVTITAFGDVFQLSRAKQEALSSTGINITHIPNGGKNSADRSLLVDLMYWVSQNPPPAHLFLISGDRDFASILHRLRMNNYNILLASPESTPGVLCSAASIMWHWPSLIRGETPTGKHFNQPPDGPYGSWYGHSKVPLEDPFSVTEQPASRAEDLPETSPDSKPRPVPKTMTKLIRCILNSHPEGISITELRSKLGNSLNIDRDFYGYKKFSLFLLSMPHILKLQSERDGQFVVHGITSKTPEPFQSNPALFPEPASNNGVQDFSATSKSNGELGSVAGGVNGKPSLSPSPETNVKGPPKKIQEPSALGRSVTGVMDEKSAVPSSPELNVEEVQQHSPHEEKGVEQVKNRHLPPVVELDSASAVGFLNRVWRKCFGRIDGGPMNKIQSILEKCSTSGVMSEKKGHETAEYGSTVNGSKMAKAEDKCVNSTSLDAKPICQVPYSSANNGSAIDSKTATVSEAYGNNSSTGPGFFNQVVYWCKFWRSNPNSDILNDQPRDKLEQNLSKNKVEQINSGSEKHSLFSMDSFWSDMESFLGTVNGSVIVSQSRNREQMAQNLQKEGPPALRSLSESDVLHLVDLLISEMKWMEERPSQTSPFKLTRPVGQSSLVQARGSNGLSSIFLGTTLQTAEHGERKYQNIPHTGVSPPAVHKKPSVRSRSDILADCEKLVNEILKNYPNGFNMGSFRKTFLGRHGYPLDLRKLGHQSLVSLLQIMPGVKIVSTQIFPSSEASSSSGLEIALPDSQENSASHSVANSDSELSDSTKKNDDFESPWEELGPVADTSSTKNEMESVRSRSDILADCEKLMNEILKNYPNGFNMGSFTKTFLERHGYPLDFQKLGHQSLVSLLQIMPGVKIVSTQIFPSSEASSSSGLEIALPDSQENSASHSVANSDSELSDSTEKNDDFESPWEEFGPVADTSSTKNEMESVSRRKTIEQTERQKYPDYEPSISDDDFSDSDGETSVLAGRERHGKRMNEEDSSLLQILDSWYSTKEGDNKKNELENVDSMVDYSKNGSKPSGSSANGTGSEPCTGNSVRRQRAKKILFVADPVEVNKDKLIDGILGSLKKSDESRVQG; this is translated from the exons ATGAGACCCCCACTCTCTCCAAGAACCCTCCTCTTCTTCACCTCTTATTCTTCTCCACTTCTTGTCaaaatctctcatttctcatcctCTTCGCATTACGCGTCCCATTCCGTACATCCAGGGAGACGCCACGATGAGGAGTCCCGGAATGTGAGAGTTTCGGTGTGGTGGGACTTCGAGAATTGCAATTTGCCCAGTGGTGTGAACGTCTTCAAGGTCGCCCACTCCATAACCGCGGCGGTTCGGGCCAGTGGGATAAAGGGTCCCGTTACCATCACGGCGTTTGGGGACGTTTTCCAGCTCTCGAGAGCGAAGCAGGAGGCGTTGTCCTCGACTGGGATCAATATCACTCACATCCCTAACG GTGGAAAGAACAGCGCTGATAGGTCTCTTCTTGTAGATCTTATGTATTGGGTTTCTCAAAATCCTCCACCAGCAcatctctttttaatttctggTGACAGGGACTTTGCTAGCATTTTACACAGGTTAAGAATGAACAACTACAATATATTGCTTGCAAGTCCTGAAAGTACACCTGGTGTTCTTTGTAGTGCTGCAAGTATCATGTGGCATTGGCCTTCCTTGATTAGAGGGGAAACCCCGACTGGGAAGCATTTTAATCAACCCCCAGATGGTCCCTATGGTTCTTGGTATGGCCACTCTAAGGTGCCTCTTGAGGATCCCTTCTCAGTTACTGAGCAACCAGCCTCACGAGCTGAGGACTTGCCTGAAACTAGTCCAGATTCTAAGCCTCGTCCTGTTCCAAAGACAATGACAAAGCTGATTCGCTGTATATTGAATAGTCATCCTGAAGGAATTTCCATTACAGAACTTCGTTCCAAGTTGGGAAATTCTTTGAACATAGACAGAGACTTTTATGGGTATAAAAAGTTTTCCCTCTTTCTTCTATCAATGCCACACATTTTAAAGCTTCAGTCTGAACGTGATGGTCAATTTGTTGTACATGGTATCACCTCTAAAACCCCTGAACCATTTCAGTCCAATCCAGCCTTGTTCCCAGAACCTGCAAGTAATAACGGAGTCCAGGACTTCTCTGCAACTTCAAAGTCAAATGGTGAGCTGGGATCTGTTGCTGGAGGTGTAAATGGGAAGCCATCATTATCTCCATCCCCCGAGACAAATGTGAAGGGGCCtcctaaaaaaattcaagaaccTTCTGCACTTGGCAGATCTGTTACAGGAGTGATGGATGAGAAGTCAGCAGTGCCTTCATCCCCTGAATTAAACGTTGAGGAGGTGCAACAGCACTCTCCACATGAGGAGAAGGGTGTTGAACAGGTGAAGAACCGTCATTTGCCTCCAGTGGTGGAACTAGATTCTGCATCTGCAGTGGGTTTTTTAAACAGAGTTTGGAGAAAATGTTTTGGCAGAATTGATGGTGGTCCCATGAATAAAATTCAAAGCATTCTAGAAAAATGTTCTACTTCTGGTGTTATGTCTGAGAAAAAAGGTCATGAAACTGCTGAATATGGTTCCACTGTTAATGGCTCAAAAATGGCAAAAGCTGAGGACAAATGTGTGAACTCAACAAGCCTGGATGCTAAACCAATATGTCAGGTGCCATATTCTTCTGCCAATAATGGGTCGGCTATAGACAGCAAAACTGCTACAGTTTCTGAAGCTTATGGTAATAACTCAAGCACAGGTCCTGGTTTCTTCAACCAGGTGGTATATTGGTGTAAATTTTGGAGAAGTAACCCAAATTCTgatatattaaatgatcaaCCCAGAGATAAACTGGAGcagaacttatcaaaaaataaagtggAGCAGATAAATAGTGGTTCTGAAAAGCATAGCTTATTTTCTATGGATTCTTTTTGGAGTGACATGGAATCTTTTCTGGGCACAGTCAATGGTTCGGTTATTGTCTCCCAGTCAAGGAACAg GGAACAGATGGCACAAAATCTGCAAAAGGAAGGGCCACCAGCTCTTAGATCTCTGAGTGAAAGTGACGTCCTCCATTTGGTAGATTTATTAATATCAGAAATGAAATGGATGGAAGAACGCCCCTCTCAGACATCACCTTTCAAACTCACTCGGCCGGTTGGACAGAgctctttggttcaagctcgCGGTTCAAATGGGTTGAGCTCTATCTTTCTGGGCACAACATTACAGACAGCAGAAcatggagaaagaaaatatcaaaatattccTCATACTGGAGTTTCTCCACCTGCTGTTCACAAGAAACCTTCAGTCAGATCTAGAAGTGATATATTAGCTGATTGTGAGAAGCTCGTGAATGAGATATTAAAGAATTATCCAAATGGGTTTAATATGGGCTCCTTCAGAAAAACTTTCCTTGGGAGGCATGGTTATCCTCTTGATTTACGGAAGCTTGGGCATCAAAGTTTGGTATCCCTGTTACAGATAATGCCTGGGGTGAAAATAGTCTCCACTCAGATTTTTCCCTCTAGTGAAGCCTCAAGTAGTTCAGGCCTAGAAATTGCCCTTCCTGATAGTCAAGAAAATAGTGCTAGTCATTCAGTTGCCAATTCAGATAGTGAATTGTCTGATTCAACAAAGAAGAATGATGATTTTGAGTCTCCATGGGAAGAATTAGGGCCTGTTGCTGATACAAGTTCtacaaaaaatgaaatggaatcAGTCAGATCTAGAAGTGATATATTAGCTGATTGTGAGAAGCTCATGAATGAGATATTAAAGAATTATCCAAATGGGTTTAATATGGGCTCCTTCACAAAAACTTTCCTTGAGAGGCATGGTTATCCTCTTGATTTTCAGAAGCTTGGGCATCAAAGTTTGGTATCCCTTTTACAGATAATGCCTGGGGTGAAAATAGTCTCCACTCAGATTTTTCCCTCTAGTGAAGCCTCAAGTAGTTCAGGCCTAGAAATTGCCCTTCCTGATAGTCAAGAAAATAGTGCTAGTCATTCAGTTGCTAATTCAGATAGTGAATTGTCTGATTCAACAGAGAAGAATGATGATTTTGAGTCTCCATGGGAAGAATTTGGGCCTGTTGCTGATACAAGTTCtacaaaaaatgaaatggaatcAGTGTCAAGGAGGAAAACTATAGAACAAACAGAGAGGCAAAAATATCCTGATTATGAACCTTCCATCTCTGATGATGACTTCTCTGATTCAGATGGGGAGACCTCTGTGTTAGCTGGACGTGAAAGGCATGGGAAAAGAATGAACGAGGAAGATAGTTCCCTACTGCAAATTCTAGATTCCTGGTACAGCACTAAGGAAGGTGACAATAAAAAGAACGAGTTAGAAAATGTTGATAGCATGGTTGATTATTCAAAAAACGGTTCAAAGCCATCTGGTTCATCCGCCAATGGCACCGGCAGTGAACCTTGTACAGGAAACTCTGTCCGGAGGCAAAGAgctaaaaagattttatttgttGCTGACCCAGTTGAGGTTAACAAGGACAAGTTGATTGATGGAATATTGGGTAGCCTGAAGAAATCAGATGAATCAAGGGTGCAGGGCTGA
- the LOC121253290 gene encoding uncharacterized protein LOC121253290 isoform X2, which produces MRPPLSPRTLLFFTSYSSPLLVKISHFSSSSHYASHSVHPGRRHDEESRNVRVSVWWDFENCNLPSGVNVFKVAHSITAAVRASGIKGPVTITAFGDVFQLSRAKQEALSSTGINITHIPNGGKNSADRSLLVDLMYWVSQNPPPAHLFLISGDRDFASILHRLRMNNYNILLASPESTPGVLCSAASIMWHWPSLIRGETPTGKHFNQPPDGPYGSWYGHSKVPLEDPFSVTEQPASRAEDLPETSPDSKPRPVPKTMTKLIRCILNSHPEGISITELRSKLGNSLNIDRDFYGYKKFSLFLLSMPHILKLQSERDGQFVVHGITSKTPEPFQSNPALFPEPASNNGVQDFSATSKSNGELGSVAGGVNGKPSLSPSPETNVKGPPKKIQEPSALGRSVTGVMDEKSAVPSSPELNVEEVQQHSPHEEKGVEQVKNRHLPPVVELDSASAVGFLNRVWRKCFGRIDGGPMNKIQSILEKCSTSGVMSEKKGHETAEYGSTVNGSKMAKAEDKCVNSTSLDAKPICQVPYSSANNGSAIDSKTATVSEAYGNNSSTGPGFFNQVVYWCKFWRSNPNSDILNDQPRDKLEQNLSKNKVEQINSGSEKHSLFSMDSFWSDMESFLGTVNGSVIVSQSRNREQMAQNLQKEGPPALRSLSESDVLHLVDLLISEMKWMEERPSQTSPFKLTRPVGQSSLVQARGSNGLSSIFLGTTLQTAEHGERKYQNIPHTGVSPPAVHKKPSVRSRSEIALPDSQENSASHSVANSDSELSDSTKKNDDFESPWEELGPVADTSSTKNEMESVRSRSDILADCEKLMNEILKNYPNGFNMGSFTKTFLERHGYPLDFQKLGHQSLVSLLQIMPGVKIVSTQIFPSSEASSSSGLEIALPDSQENSASHSVANSDSELSDSTEKNDDFESPWEEFGPVADTSSTKNEMESVSRRKTIEQTERQKYPDYEPSISDDDFSDSDGETSVLAGRERHGKRMNEEDSSLLQILDSWYSTKEGDNKKNELENVDSMVDYSKNGSKPSGSSANGTGSEPCTGNSVRRQRAKKILFVADPVEVNKDKLIDGILGSLKKSDESRVQG; this is translated from the exons ATGAGACCCCCACTCTCTCCAAGAACCCTCCTCTTCTTCACCTCTTATTCTTCTCCACTTCTTGTCaaaatctctcatttctcatcctCTTCGCATTACGCGTCCCATTCCGTACATCCAGGGAGACGCCACGATGAGGAGTCCCGGAATGTGAGAGTTTCGGTGTGGTGGGACTTCGAGAATTGCAATTTGCCCAGTGGTGTGAACGTCTTCAAGGTCGCCCACTCCATAACCGCGGCGGTTCGGGCCAGTGGGATAAAGGGTCCCGTTACCATCACGGCGTTTGGGGACGTTTTCCAGCTCTCGAGAGCGAAGCAGGAGGCGTTGTCCTCGACTGGGATCAATATCACTCACATCCCTAACG GTGGAAAGAACAGCGCTGATAGGTCTCTTCTTGTAGATCTTATGTATTGGGTTTCTCAAAATCCTCCACCAGCAcatctctttttaatttctggTGACAGGGACTTTGCTAGCATTTTACACAGGTTAAGAATGAACAACTACAATATATTGCTTGCAAGTCCTGAAAGTACACCTGGTGTTCTTTGTAGTGCTGCAAGTATCATGTGGCATTGGCCTTCCTTGATTAGAGGGGAAACCCCGACTGGGAAGCATTTTAATCAACCCCCAGATGGTCCCTATGGTTCTTGGTATGGCCACTCTAAGGTGCCTCTTGAGGATCCCTTCTCAGTTACTGAGCAACCAGCCTCACGAGCTGAGGACTTGCCTGAAACTAGTCCAGATTCTAAGCCTCGTCCTGTTCCAAAGACAATGACAAAGCTGATTCGCTGTATATTGAATAGTCATCCTGAAGGAATTTCCATTACAGAACTTCGTTCCAAGTTGGGAAATTCTTTGAACATAGACAGAGACTTTTATGGGTATAAAAAGTTTTCCCTCTTTCTTCTATCAATGCCACACATTTTAAAGCTTCAGTCTGAACGTGATGGTCAATTTGTTGTACATGGTATCACCTCTAAAACCCCTGAACCATTTCAGTCCAATCCAGCCTTGTTCCCAGAACCTGCAAGTAATAACGGAGTCCAGGACTTCTCTGCAACTTCAAAGTCAAATGGTGAGCTGGGATCTGTTGCTGGAGGTGTAAATGGGAAGCCATCATTATCTCCATCCCCCGAGACAAATGTGAAGGGGCCtcctaaaaaaattcaagaaccTTCTGCACTTGGCAGATCTGTTACAGGAGTGATGGATGAGAAGTCAGCAGTGCCTTCATCCCCTGAATTAAACGTTGAGGAGGTGCAACAGCACTCTCCACATGAGGAGAAGGGTGTTGAACAGGTGAAGAACCGTCATTTGCCTCCAGTGGTGGAACTAGATTCTGCATCTGCAGTGGGTTTTTTAAACAGAGTTTGGAGAAAATGTTTTGGCAGAATTGATGGTGGTCCCATGAATAAAATTCAAAGCATTCTAGAAAAATGTTCTACTTCTGGTGTTATGTCTGAGAAAAAAGGTCATGAAACTGCTGAATATGGTTCCACTGTTAATGGCTCAAAAATGGCAAAAGCTGAGGACAAATGTGTGAACTCAACAAGCCTGGATGCTAAACCAATATGTCAGGTGCCATATTCTTCTGCCAATAATGGGTCGGCTATAGACAGCAAAACTGCTACAGTTTCTGAAGCTTATGGTAATAACTCAAGCACAGGTCCTGGTTTCTTCAACCAGGTGGTATATTGGTGTAAATTTTGGAGAAGTAACCCAAATTCTgatatattaaatgatcaaCCCAGAGATAAACTGGAGcagaacttatcaaaaaataaagtggAGCAGATAAATAGTGGTTCTGAAAAGCATAGCTTATTTTCTATGGATTCTTTTTGGAGTGACATGGAATCTTTTCTGGGCACAGTCAATGGTTCGGTTATTGTCTCCCAGTCAAGGAACAg GGAACAGATGGCACAAAATCTGCAAAAGGAAGGGCCACCAGCTCTTAGATCTCTGAGTGAAAGTGACGTCCTCCATTTGGTAGATTTATTAATATCAGAAATGAAATGGATGGAAGAACGCCCCTCTCAGACATCACCTTTCAAACTCACTCGGCCGGTTGGACAGAgctctttggttcaagctcgCGGTTCAAATGGGTTGAGCTCTATCTTTCTGGGCACAACATTACAGACAGCAGAAcatggagaaagaaaatatcaaaatattccTCATACTGGAGTTTCTCCACCTGCTGTTCACAAGAAACCTTCAGTCAGATCTAGAAGTG AAATTGCCCTTCCTGATAGTCAAGAAAATAGTGCTAGTCATTCAGTTGCCAATTCAGATAGTGAATTGTCTGATTCAACAAAGAAGAATGATGATTTTGAGTCTCCATGGGAAGAATTAGGGCCTGTTGCTGATACAAGTTCtacaaaaaatgaaatggaatcAGTCAGATCTAGAAGTGATATATTAGCTGATTGTGAGAAGCTCATGAATGAGATATTAAAGAATTATCCAAATGGGTTTAATATGGGCTCCTTCACAAAAACTTTCCTTGAGAGGCATGGTTATCCTCTTGATTTTCAGAAGCTTGGGCATCAAAGTTTGGTATCCCTTTTACAGATAATGCCTGGGGTGAAAATAGTCTCCACTCAGATTTTTCCCTCTAGTGAAGCCTCAAGTAGTTCAGGCCTAGAAATTGCCCTTCCTGATAGTCAAGAAAATAGTGCTAGTCATTCAGTTGCTAATTCAGATAGTGAATTGTCTGATTCAACAGAGAAGAATGATGATTTTGAGTCTCCATGGGAAGAATTTGGGCCTGTTGCTGATACAAGTTCtacaaaaaatgaaatggaatcAGTGTCAAGGAGGAAAACTATAGAACAAACAGAGAGGCAAAAATATCCTGATTATGAACCTTCCATCTCTGATGATGACTTCTCTGATTCAGATGGGGAGACCTCTGTGTTAGCTGGACGTGAAAGGCATGGGAAAAGAATGAACGAGGAAGATAGTTCCCTACTGCAAATTCTAGATTCCTGGTACAGCACTAAGGAAGGTGACAATAAAAAGAACGAGTTAGAAAATGTTGATAGCATGGTTGATTATTCAAAAAACGGTTCAAAGCCATCTGGTTCATCCGCCAATGGCACCGGCAGTGAACCTTGTACAGGAAACTCTGTCCGGAGGCAAAGAgctaaaaagattttatttgttGCTGACCCAGTTGAGGTTAACAAGGACAAGTTGATTGATGGAATATTGGGTAGCCTGAAGAAATCAGATGAATCAAGGGTGCAGGGCTGA
- the LOC121253291 gene encoding probable mediator of RNA polymerase II transcription subunit 26c isoform X1 has product MATMDLDDFREVLESCGVDVWTFIDTAITVASSDYGDELKHRRDGIVERLYAATSPGQPRCRNCDDVDNLRPNNRREAKAPAGKDSSGHEGKGGSPMTPQSVEGEDVGDLDPYGGLFDDEQAKILEIKEHLEDPDQSDDSLVELLQSLADMDITFQALKETDIGRHVNRLRKHSSSDVRRLVKLLVRKWKDIVDEWVKLNQPGEQTSSALMEDGESPLRKIPQNSHHQVPDFGYSPNPHNGSSGSDKNNSESEPKPKVIPRKEAPLRPAQSTTLSASAHQNRQREQKDFDSERLASARKRLQENYKEAQNAKKQRTIQVMDIHEIPKPKNTFFAKNRGGGGGSHGRRW; this is encoded by the exons ATGGCGACGATGGATTTAGATGATTTCCGGGAAGTTCTGGAGAGCTGTGGGGTTGACGTGTGGACGTTCATAGACACTGCCATAACGGTGGCGTCTTCGGACTACGGCGACGAGCTCAAGCACCGTAGGGACGGGATCGTGGAACGGCTTTACGCGGCGACCTCGCCGGGGCAGCCTCGGTGCCGAAACTGCGACGACGTAGACAACCTGCGGCCTAATAATCGTCGCGAGGCGAAGGCTCCGGCGGGGAAGGATAGTAGCGGCCACGAAGGGAAAGGAGGGTCACCGATGACGCCGCAGTCCGTAGAAGGCGAGGACGTCGGAGATTTGGATCCCTACGGTGGTTTGTTCGATGACGAGCAGGCAAAAATTCTGGAAATTAAGGAGCACCTCGAAGATCCTGACCAg TCTGATGATTCTTTGGTTGAATTGCTTCAAAGTCTAGCAGACATGGATATAACATTTCAGGCACTCAAG GAGACTGATATAGGAAGGCATGTGAATCGATTGCGAAAGCATTCATCAAGCGATGTCCGGAGATTGGTGAAGCTTTTAGTCAG gAAGTGGAAGGATATTGTGGATGAATGGGTGAAGTTGAATCAACCTGGGGAACAGACTTCCTCTGCTCTAATGG AGGATGGTGAATCGCCCCTGAGGAAAATTCCCCAAAATAGTCATCACCAG GTTCCTGATTTTGGATACTCCCCCAATCCACACA ATGGGAGTTCTGGGTCAGACAAGAATAACTCGGAATCAGAGCCTAAGCCGAAAGTGATTCCTCGGAAGGAAGCTCCTCTTAGACCAGCCCAATCCACAACTCTATCTGCGTCTGCACATCAAAAT AGACAAAGGGAGCAAAAGGATTTTGACTCAGAAAGACTGGCTTCAGCAAGAAAACGGCTTCAAGAGAATTACAAAGAAGCTCAAAATG CTAAAAAGCAAAGAACGATTCAAGTGATGGACATCCATGAgattccaaaacccaagaataccTTCTTTGCAAAGAACagaggtggaggtggtggttCTCACGGGAGGCGCTGGTGA